In the Leptospira sp. WS4.C2 genome, one interval contains:
- a CDS encoding CapA family protein: MRIKVVGDLMCHNSQISTYYKPKTKDYDSSGSFEFVSKLLQDADLTLGNLETTIATDPNEFTGYPRFGSPIGFLTGIQNAGFDILSTANNHSADKGSFGIDFTIDSVFTKGMIPIGTFKSNADYLERKDFFQEINGIKIAIYNYTYSTNGIPVKNDRIVRLLNEVTIQEDVRFAKKNGIHFVILWYHYGKEYEEKPDNSQTKWVNIGLAAGADIIIGGHPHVVQRVDLFQEEKNFEDRLVAYSLGNFLSAQNREATDGGIILTFQLEIDSQQRKQIKDVMTEPVWVFPHGYKIIPIQKYKQNEISVKVPKHSEKRMYAYESHLKKIPGLVF, from the coding sequence GTGCGAATTAAAGTGGTGGGTGATCTCATGTGTCACAACTCACAAATCTCTACTTATTATAAACCAAAAACAAAAGACTATGATTCTTCTGGTAGTTTCGAATTCGTTTCAAAATTATTACAAGATGCAGATTTAACTTTAGGAAATTTAGAAACAACGATCGCTACTGACCCGAATGAATTCACTGGTTATCCAAGGTTTGGTTCGCCTATCGGATTTTTAACAGGAATTCAAAATGCAGGATTTGATATTCTATCTACAGCGAACAACCATTCAGCTGACAAGGGATCTTTTGGAATTGATTTTACAATCGATTCCGTTTTCACCAAAGGAATGATTCCTATTGGAACTTTTAAAAGTAACGCCGATTACTTGGAACGAAAAGATTTTTTTCAGGAGATAAATGGAATTAAAATTGCCATTTACAACTACACTTATTCTACAAATGGAATTCCTGTTAAAAATGATAGGATTGTTCGTCTGTTAAATGAAGTAACGATTCAGGAAGATGTACGTTTTGCCAAAAAAAATGGAATCCATTTTGTTATACTCTGGTATCACTATGGAAAAGAATACGAAGAGAAACCAGATAACTCCCAAACAAAATGGGTAAACATAGGACTTGCGGCAGGTGCCGATATCATTATCGGTGGCCATCCTCATGTGGTACAGAGAGTGGATCTATTCCAAGAAGAGAAAAATTTTGAAGATAGACTCGTTGCCTATTCTCTCGGAAACTTTTTATCCGCACAAAATAGAGAAGCAACCGACGGCGGAATCATCCTTACATTCCAATTAGAAATCGATTCACAACAAAGAAAACAAATCAAAGATGTGATGACAGAACCTGTTTGGGTTTTTCCACATGGGTATAAAATTATTCCGATTCAAAAATACAAACAAAATGAAATTTCTGTGAAAGTCCCCAAACATTCAGAAAAACGAATGTATGCTTATGAATCTCATCTTAAGAAAATTCCAGGATTGGTTTTTTAG
- a CDS encoding nucleoside triphosphate pyrophosphatase — MFILKSTSPRRIQILTDLGFQFRVEPSNIDETQNLGELPLVYLERMVHSKLGNQGNENNLYLAADTIVVFQNEILHKPIDLEESIHILKTLSGNKHSVFSGAGIRTDATTDFFYEETIIEFKNWKEKEIRDYILRCKPFDKAGSYGIQDENGPVFSREGSYTNVMGFPLRSFFSRSSVWLPFWGKS, encoded by the coding sequence TTGTTTATACTCAAATCGACGTCTCCCAGACGGATCCAAATCCTTACAGATCTTGGATTCCAATTTCGGGTAGAACCATCAAACATAGATGAGACCCAAAACCTGGGAGAACTCCCTTTAGTATATTTAGAACGAATGGTTCACTCTAAATTGGGTAATCAAGGGAATGAAAATAATCTATATTTAGCTGCTGACACCATTGTGGTCTTTCAAAATGAAATTTTACACAAACCAATTGATTTGGAGGAGTCCATTCACATTCTAAAAACACTTTCAGGAAACAAACATTCTGTCTTTTCGGGAGCTGGTATTAGAACAGATGCAACGACTGATTTCTTTTACGAAGAAACCATCATCGAATTCAAAAATTGGAAGGAAAAGGAAATTAGAGATTATATTTTGCGATGCAAACCTTTTGATAAAGCAGGTTCTTACGGAATTCAGGATGAGAATGGGCCTGTGTTTTCGAGGGAAGGGTCGTATACAAATGTTATGGGATTCCCACTCCGAAGTTTTTTTTCACGTTCCTCGGTGTGGTTGCCTTTCTGGGGAAAGTCTTAG
- a CDS encoding SDR family NAD(P)-dependent oxidoreductase, which translates to MSLFDVKGKTILITGASRGIGKTLALGFRDAGAIVYGAGSRPESIEWMAKEGINGVVLDVRNEGAAFEVIGQIKTKHGRLDTLINNAGIATNTPASGFKEEELQNIVQTNYVGVFRNCQAYYKHHKKEGGNIINVASVLGMVGSKLASVYSGTKGAVITLSKALAIEWCNNGYRVNVICPGLIDTEMTDMIKDKEFIMKQVLAGIPMGRLGKPEEILGAAIYLASDSSSYMTGQCIVLDGGLTAQ; encoded by the coding sequence ATGAGTTTGTTTGATGTAAAAGGAAAAACAATTTTAATCACCGGTGCGAGCCGCGGTATAGGAAAAACTTTGGCTTTAGGATTTCGAGATGCCGGTGCTATTGTTTATGGGGCAGGATCTAGGCCTGAATCCATTGAATGGATGGCCAAAGAAGGGATTAATGGAGTTGTCCTCGATGTTCGTAATGAAGGAGCTGCCTTCGAAGTCATTGGTCAAATCAAAACGAAACACGGAAGGCTCGATACGCTCATCAACAATGCGGGGATCGCGACCAACACTCCTGCTTCAGGATTCAAAGAAGAGGAATTACAAAATATTGTTCAAACAAACTATGTAGGTGTTTTCCGCAATTGCCAAGCATACTATAAACACCATAAAAAAGAAGGTGGAAACATCATTAATGTGGCTTCTGTTTTGGGTATGGTAGGAAGTAAACTTGCATCTGTATATTCAGGAACTAAAGGAGCTGTGATTACACTTTCCAAAGCCTTGGCTATCGAATGGTGTAATAATGGATATCGAGTGAATGTAATTTGTCCAGGACTCATTGATACCGAGATGACAGATATGATTAAAGACAAAGAATTTATCATGAAACAAGTGCTTGCTGGAATTCCGATGGGACGACTTGGAAAACCTGAAGAAATTCTTGGGGCAGCGATTTATTTGGCATCCGATTCATCTTCTTATATGACAGGCCAATGCATTGTTCTAGACGGGGGATTGACTGCACAGTAG
- the tsaE gene encoding tRNA (adenosine(37)-N6)-threonylcarbamoyltransferase complex ATPase subunit type 1 TsaE: protein MKASFLSLRESELSPLFVSLDQLVTQFLKKEQFPILLLTGEMGAGKTTFIREWFSRFGTESSINSPTFSLYNIYDSPNFHLYHFDLYRIKFPEELDELGFEEIWGKDGVSAIEWWQIAEPYLPKTNRILLSIESDSIEFRSYTLEWSESEIL from the coding sequence ATGAAGGCGAGTTTTCTCTCCCTGAGAGAATCGGAACTGAGTCCCCTATTTGTAAGTTTAGATCAATTAGTGACTCAGTTTCTAAAGAAAGAACAATTCCCGATTCTACTCCTTACTGGAGAGATGGGAGCAGGGAAAACTACCTTCATTCGGGAATGGTTTAGTAGATTTGGAACGGAAAGTTCAATTAACTCCCCTACTTTTTCTTTGTACAATATTTACGATTCGCCTAATTTTCATTTGTATCACTTTGATTTGTACCGAATCAAATTTCCAGAAGAACTTGATGAATTGGGGTTTGAAGAAATTTGGGGAAAAGACGGAGTTTCGGCAATCGAATGGTGGCAGATTGCAGAACCTTACTTACCAAAAACAAATCGAATTTTACTCTCCATCGAGTCTGATTCCATTGAGTTTCGATCTTATACTTTAGAATGGTCAGAGAGTGAGATTCTATGA
- the tsaB gene encoding tRNA (adenosine(37)-N6)-threonylcarbamoyltransferase complex dimerization subunit type 1 TsaB, translating to MNILYFDTTQDWIQVLVRLYQSASVSKTLSEITETTPKESSYKLVEMIRIALEEAKVRKPDLIVVATGPGSFTGIRITVTTARDLSQLWKIPVFGIDSLEAYLVGLQRQGSEGKTALLCLDGKQGKYYTKYSTGTKLSESLDLTPESIELKIKNTEWTPNNWYYTGNLPKFYPESATKIEATKLNLSSILEYSLKQYNKSELNKNDYLSLLPNYIRGTYVDHK from the coding sequence ATGAATATCCTGTATTTTGACACCACACAGGATTGGATACAGGTTCTTGTTCGTTTGTATCAGTCTGCTTCTGTATCAAAAACCCTATCCGAAATAACCGAAACAACACCTAAAGAATCATCTTACAAATTAGTAGAGATGATTCGAATTGCTCTCGAAGAGGCAAAAGTGAGAAAGCCGGATCTAATTGTTGTGGCTACTGGACCTGGGTCATTTACAGGGATTCGCATAACAGTAACTACAGCAAGAGACCTATCACAGTTATGGAAGATCCCGGTATTTGGAATTGATAGTTTGGAAGCTTATTTGGTAGGTTTACAAAGACAAGGGTCTGAGGGGAAAACAGCCCTGCTTTGTTTAGATGGTAAACAGGGAAAATATTACACTAAGTATTCAACCGGAACAAAACTTTCTGAATCCCTTGACCTTACTCCAGAATCGATCGAACTAAAGATTAAAAATACCGAATGGACACCTAACAATTGGTACTATACTGGAAATTTGCCTAAGTTTTACCCAGAATCAGCGACAAAAATTGAAGCGACAAAGTTGAATCTTTCGTCTATACTAGAGTATAGTTTGAAACAATACAACAAATCTGAACTAAATAAAAACGACTATTTATCTCTCCTGCCCAATTACATTCGCGGGACCTATGTAGATCACAAATGA
- a CDS encoding Hsp33 family molecular chaperone HslO translates to MSDKVILGISNTHHYRFTLVNLTETAKEAMFLHSLNKEMSVFLSKTMMGALFLAEMTKNQQKVSIQWKDDSNKQALAYSDRYGKMKSVAYSANLEEGDIRNEFILGQGIMKVIRWDFDSDTYQSYTNLVEDTFEVNFIKYLTESEQIKGIVGMEVFPFDFPGNDFSAKGLFFEALPDAPEESFLFLISKIQPLVQKESFWALGLDEMILALQTEIGSDLEILSNEAPEFLCDCSRHKVADIIASLGKQEADSIIDEFGKIEITCEFCRTAYQFDSFDVEKFFNQ, encoded by the coding sequence ATGTCTGACAAAGTTATTTTAGGTATATCCAACACCCACCACTATCGATTTACGCTAGTGAATCTCACGGAAACCGCTAAAGAAGCGATGTTTCTACATTCTCTTAACAAAGAAATGTCCGTATTCCTTTCCAAAACCATGATGGGTGCGTTGTTTCTCGCAGAGATGACAAAAAACCAACAAAAGGTTAGTATTCAATGGAAGGATGATTCCAATAAACAAGCATTAGCCTATAGTGATCGCTACGGAAAAATGAAATCTGTGGCCTATTCGGCAAACCTGGAAGAGGGTGATATCCGAAACGAATTTATCTTAGGTCAAGGAATTATGAAAGTGATTCGTTGGGATTTTGATTCTGATACATATCAGTCTTATACCAACCTCGTAGAAGATACTTTCGAGGTTAATTTTATTAAATATCTAACTGAGTCTGAACAAATCAAAGGCATTGTCGGGATGGAAGTTTTCCCTTTTGATTTTCCTGGAAATGATTTTTCTGCTAAAGGATTATTCTTTGAAGCCCTCCCCGATGCACCTGAAGAAAGTTTTCTATTTTTAATTTCAAAAATCCAACCTTTGGTTCAAAAAGAATCCTTTTGGGCTTTGGGTTTGGATGAGATGATTCTTGCCTTACAAACGGAAATTGGATCCGATTTAGAAATTCTAAGCAACGAAGCTCCCGAATTTTTATGCGATTGTTCTAGGCATAAGGTTGCTGATATCATTGCCTCGCTTGGTAAACAAGAAGCAGATTCCATCATTGATGAATTTGGAAAAATAGAGATTACTTGTGAGTTTTGTAGAACCGCTTATCAATTTGATTCCTTTGATGTGGAGAAATTCTTTAACCAATGA
- a CDS encoding alkaline phosphatase family protein, whose product MKNQNSIKQKYGLIIGFLFILINCGWEEDYKRAAFLSMQPDTDLILAPYPFNIFDREARDAITLSHYSKGEIKNILEDHDLSWDELKTQWKLDAEEENFSKEVNYTSHYTQYFYDTEIPIWIYGPKWIRNGQYSDPINQQHIPSIYGRLLDFKFSNTLNTSYLDKIFQNQKEKPEIIVTVVVDQGGRQLYKAHKGSYPFLEGLKNNSAYFKKAKVGHLESHTAVGHMAIGTGAFPKDSKIFSNEIYSYADGKVLHRPVYQGANKDWDLSELAVPSFADEWDFSNNNESVIISQCYAARAAVGMAGHGKLFNTALQQKTTLSSDSDYVYWQDIKSLSWSTYTKAFLTPNSAQKYNLYRFYLENKKQISSHFEAKDPIDLIAKIHHFQGSEFQVKMDGALFRDTVSETILNTKKEKDGITDLAYVTLKATDAVGHLYGWESKEAEQVLKATDKEIETIFQFLKNNFGDNFVMVVTADHGAAPMPEISNGLFLSHEQFFATVNELLPESERNKRSLIKWVAHSQLSFDRELMKMYHVSEEAIINKILSIQVNEKKFFRKIWRREEIPNLSF is encoded by the coding sequence GTGAAAAACCAAAATAGTATAAAACAAAAGTATGGATTGATCATTGGTTTTTTGTTCATTCTTATCAATTGTGGTTGGGAAGAGGATTATAAACGCGCTGCATTTTTATCGATGCAACCTGATACAGATTTAATTTTAGCTCCCTATCCATTCAATATATTTGATAGAGAGGCAAGAGATGCAATCACTCTTTCTCATTATTCTAAAGGAGAAATAAAAAATATTTTAGAAGATCACGATTTGTCTTGGGATGAATTAAAAACCCAATGGAAATTGGATGCAGAGGAAGAAAATTTTTCTAAAGAAGTAAATTATACCTCTCATTATACACAATATTTTTATGATACAGAAATTCCCATTTGGATCTATGGTCCTAAATGGATTCGAAACGGCCAATATTCTGATCCCATTAACCAACAACATATCCCTTCAATCTACGGAAGACTCCTCGATTTCAAATTTTCCAATACACTCAATACTTCCTATTTAGATAAAATATTCCAGAACCAAAAAGAAAAACCAGAGATCATTGTCACAGTTGTCGTGGATCAAGGTGGTAGGCAACTTTACAAAGCTCACAAAGGTTCTTATCCATTTTTAGAAGGTTTGAAAAATAATTCTGCCTATTTTAAAAAAGCAAAAGTAGGTCATTTAGAATCACATACAGCCGTTGGCCATATGGCGATTGGAACAGGAGCTTTTCCTAAAGATTCAAAAATATTCTCAAACGAAATCTATTCTTATGCTGATGGAAAAGTCCTTCATAGACCAGTATACCAAGGAGCAAATAAAGATTGGGATCTTAGTGAATTAGCAGTCCCCAGTTTTGCAGATGAATGGGATTTTTCCAACAATAATGAGTCTGTGATCATTAGCCAATGTTATGCGGCAAGAGCGGCAGTTGGTATGGCTGGCCATGGAAAACTATTTAATACAGCTTTACAGCAAAAGACTACGCTTTCCTCCGACTCAGACTATGTGTATTGGCAGGATATCAAAAGCCTTTCCTGGTCTACATATACAAAGGCGTTTCTTACACCAAACTCTGCACAGAAATATAATTTATATAGGTTTTACTTAGAGAACAAAAAACAAATTTCATCACATTTTGAGGCAAAGGATCCAATTGATCTGATTGCAAAAATCCATCATTTTCAAGGCTCAGAATTTCAAGTCAAAATGGACGGGGCACTTTTTCGAGATACTGTTTCAGAGACCATTCTCAATACTAAAAAAGAAAAAGATGGAATCACAGATCTTGCGTATGTGACTCTAAAAGCAACCGACGCGGTTGGTCATTTGTATGGTTGGGAATCCAAAGAAGCTGAACAGGTTTTGAAAGCAACCGACAAAGAAATAGAGACTATCTTTCAATTTCTAAAAAATAATTTTGGAGATAACTTTGTTATGGTGGTAACTGCTGACCATGGTGCCGCTCCCATGCCTGAAATCTCCAATGGTCTTTTTTTAAGCCACGAACAATTTTTTGCAACAGTGAATGAATTATTACCTGAATCAGAGAGAAACAAACGGTCTTTGATTAAATGGGTCGCACATTCTCAATTATCATTCGATAGAGAGCTTATGAAAATGTATCATGTAAGTGAAGAAGCAATCATCAATAAAATTCTTTCGATCCAAGTGAATGAAAAAAAGTTTTTTAGAAAGATATGGAGACGAGAAGAGATTCCGAATCTATCTTTCTAA
- a CDS encoding ribonuclease R family protein: MDTYKIQRKIIEFLDQRSGKDITRQEIKKKFTESSEFKRPDPKTKKVKSFKRKEKVPRKEIESLIDQLIDLLEAEGLLIPNKKYLTVANPFRLTGRISISRRGDGFIALPSKNDIFVPGPMTNSAITGDKVEVIPLGVGKKNKLEAEVTNIVKRGRVLYRMRVREKTNKFVFGNFLDMLGDNKEGVLHVKSILKDTFDSINVNDILIVKFKEGAPPQENMYDVSFIRFESDTKEDSDLQRILMKYNYDPVHPDFIPLDFPEEVSEKTVSDWNQRTDLRELYAVTIDGITAKDFDDAISFVDEGNRLRIWIHIADVSYYVEKDSPLDKEAYERATSVYLANRVVPMLPPILSEDLCSLVANTNRLAFTVEMEASKTGDIYNAKFYKSVIKVKTRYTYEMAEEEIKAKDPNNWMYQVSQFTEALRKRRMAAGRIDLNLRETTITWNERKEPIGIENRERLTSHILIEELMLSANLKVDEFLRKRKAPSLHRIHEPMDEEKLETLNHFLQLNGYNIQIKDTSYAEIMKAVKEIEDNSVGKIFNYLLLRSFMQAYYGADPLGHWGLGFKDYCHFTSPIRRYPDLIVHRVLQATLLETERTYSENEIAVLGLHCSEEERRAADAERDIVKIKSFRYLESTGIKEFKGFIVGIRPSQIFVELDISNLEGVLDKAEFTDEFEVVIKNDFSFYSKKYSKIFFIGDPVSVSLDRIDFEDIKVYLKLKDFKKDDTTPKKK, translated from the coding sequence ATGGATACCTATAAAATACAAAGAAAAATAATAGAATTTCTGGACCAACGGTCTGGAAAGGACATCACAAGACAAGAGATCAAAAAGAAATTTACCGAATCAAGTGAATTCAAACGACCCGACCCAAAAACAAAGAAGGTAAAATCCTTTAAACGCAAAGAAAAGGTTCCTAGAAAAGAAATCGAATCCCTTATCGATCAACTCATCGACCTGCTCGAAGCAGAGGGATTATTAATACCGAATAAAAAGTATTTAACCGTTGCCAACCCTTTCCGCCTAACAGGAAGAATCTCTATTTCCAGAAGAGGTGATGGTTTTATAGCCCTACCTTCTAAAAATGATATCTTTGTTCCAGGGCCAATGACCAATTCTGCCATCACTGGTGACAAAGTAGAAGTCATTCCATTAGGAGTGGGAAAGAAAAACAAACTCGAAGCAGAAGTAACCAATATTGTCAAACGTGGCCGAGTTCTCTATAGAATGCGAGTCAGAGAAAAAACAAACAAATTTGTTTTTGGAAACTTTTTGGATATGTTGGGAGATAACAAAGAAGGTGTTCTTCATGTTAAATCCATATTAAAAGATACTTTTGATTCTATTAATGTAAACGACATTCTCATCGTAAAATTCAAAGAAGGGGCTCCTCCTCAAGAGAACATGTATGATGTTAGTTTTATCCGTTTTGAATCGGACACGAAAGAGGATAGTGACTTACAACGGATTCTAATGAAATACAACTATGATCCGGTTCATCCAGATTTTATACCTTTGGATTTTCCCGAAGAAGTTTCTGAAAAAACTGTTTCCGATTGGAATCAACGAACTGACTTACGTGAGTTATATGCTGTAACCATCGATGGAATTACTGCTAAAGATTTCGATGATGCGATCAGTTTTGTCGATGAAGGAAATAGACTTAGAATTTGGATTCATATTGCGGATGTTTCCTACTATGTAGAAAAAGATTCTCCACTAGATAAAGAAGCCTATGAGAGAGCTACATCCGTTTATTTAGCAAATCGTGTAGTTCCCATGTTACCACCAATCCTTTCCGAAGACCTATGTAGTTTGGTAGCCAATACCAATCGGCTTGCCTTTACAGTAGAAATGGAAGCAAGTAAAACTGGTGACATCTACAATGCAAAATTTTATAAATCGGTAATCAAAGTCAAAACACGTTACACCTACGAAATGGCCGAGGAAGAAATCAAAGCCAAAGATCCAAATAATTGGATGTATCAGGTTTCTCAATTCACGGAAGCTTTACGGAAACGTAGGATGGCAGCGGGTAGAATCGATTTGAACTTAAGAGAAACAACCATCACTTGGAATGAACGAAAAGAACCCATTGGGATTGAAAATCGCGAACGTCTCACAAGTCATATTCTGATCGAAGAACTCATGTTATCTGCTAACTTGAAAGTGGATGAATTCTTGCGAAAAAGGAAAGCACCTTCACTCCATCGAATTCATGAACCAATGGACGAAGAGAAATTAGAGACATTAAATCATTTTCTCCAACTGAATGGTTACAACATCCAGATTAAAGATACAAGTTATGCAGAAATTATGAAAGCTGTGAAAGAAATTGAAGACAACTCTGTTGGAAAAATTTTCAATTATCTACTTTTGAGAAGTTTTATGCAAGCCTACTACGGAGCAGATCCGCTCGGTCACTGGGGACTTGGATTTAAAGACTATTGTCATTTCACATCCCCAATCAGACGTTATCCCGATTTAATTGTTCATAGGGTTTTACAAGCTACACTTCTAGAAACAGAAAGAACCTATTCTGAAAATGAAATTGCTGTGTTGGGATTACATTGTTCTGAAGAAGAACGAAGAGCCGCTGATGCGGAGCGTGATATTGTCAAAATCAAATCCTTTCGATATTTGGAATCCACGGGGATTAAAGAATTCAAAGGTTTTATCGTGGGAATCCGCCCCTCTCAAATTTTCGTCGAGTTGGATATTTCTAATTTGGAAGGAGTTTTGGATAAAGCGGAATTTACCGATGAGTTTGAAGTTGTGATTAAAAATGACTTCTCCTTCTATTCTAAAAAATATTCAAAGATATTCTTTATTGGTGATCCGGTTTCGGTGAGTCTTGATCGAATTGATTTCGAAGACATCAAAGTCTATTTGAAATTAAAAGACTTCAAAAAAGACGACACTACTCCCAAAAAGAAGTAA
- a CDS encoding L-threonylcarbamoyladenylate synthase, whose translation MILYLHPENPELRKLKQISERLKDGAVYIFPTDTVYAIIADAHSKLGVEKIYAIRKLPKDKPLSLMCKDISMASNFIEYLPNSAYRLMKRVTPGPFTFVLKANKNLPKPSVAHHRDRQIGIRIPDHIYLSELLKIHDSPLTSTSAFCDDEFIIDIDDLETIYGNQVEGIIDGGIVKTELSTILQINDDSINLIREGKGYELISSEISNT comes from the coding sequence ATGATTTTATACCTTCATCCTGAAAATCCAGAGCTTCGAAAACTAAAACAGATTTCTGAACGATTGAAGGATGGAGCAGTTTACATTTTTCCAACAGACACAGTGTATGCAATTATAGCCGATGCACATTCGAAATTAGGTGTAGAGAAAATATACGCTATTCGTAAATTACCCAAAGACAAACCACTTTCCTTAATGTGTAAAGATATCTCGATGGCTTCTAATTTTATAGAATACCTACCCAATTCAGCTTATAGGCTAATGAAAAGAGTCACTCCTGGACCTTTTACCTTTGTCTTGAAGGCAAATAAAAATCTGCCCAAACCATCAGTGGCTCATCATAGAGATCGACAAATTGGAATTCGAATTCCAGACCATATTTATCTTTCTGAACTTTTAAAGATTCACGATTCTCCATTAACATCGACATCTGCATTTTGCGATGATGAATTTATTATCGATATAGACGACCTTGAAACTATATACGGAAACCAAGTAGAGGGAATTATCGATGGCGGAATCGTTAAAACAGAACTATCGACAATTTTACAAATCAATGATGATTCTATCAATTTAATCCGTGAAGGCAAAGGGTATGAATTGATTTCTTCTGAAATTTCTAATACTTAG